The following are encoded together in the Cicer arietinum cultivar CDC Frontier isolate Library 1 chromosome 2, Cicar.CDCFrontier_v2.0, whole genome shotgun sequence genome:
- the LOC101489159 gene encoding uncharacterized protein yields the protein MGMVVVISLPLIFLCLILGFGCYFFGRARGRRDVYTNPQVYGMPTPPPGAAKTLSSPSPLPHSKPNFVANNV from the coding sequence atgggAATGGTAGTGGTGATCTCTCTTCCTTTAATCTTCTTGTGTTTAATTCTTGGATTTGGTTGTTACTTTTTTGGAAGAGCAAGAGGAAGACGTGATGTTTACACAAATCCTCAAGTTTATGGTATGCCAACTCCACCGCCAGGTGCTGCAAAAACCTTATCTTCACCTTCTCCATTACCTCATTCCAAACCAAACTTTGTTGCCAACAACGTTTGA